GGAACAACGAACGGTCCCCTGGTCAACGTGATTGACGGCGGACAATTCGATCCGTTCTTTGTGGTCAATGATGTCCAAGTGAACATTGACGCCACGAGCTCAGCAACCTTTGGTGGGGGTGGCAATCCAATCAATCTTTCCGCAGTCGATCTGACGCCAGGCGCCATGTTGGGATTTCTCAATGAGACCCCTGACGCGTATCGTGCCGAGCACCTCTCCAAGACGACAGTGCTGGGCGCACCTGCGATTGAAGGTGACAACGTTATGATCGCTGCCATGGGGGCGGGATCGAAAATCACGGTGATTCCCGAACCGACGTCGATGATTTTGACCAGCTTTGGTATGCTGGCGCTGTTGTCGTTTCGACGTAA
Above is a window of Pirellulaceae bacterium DNA encoding:
- a CDS encoding PEP-CTERM sorting domain-containing protein (PEP-CTERM proteins occur, often in large numbers, in the proteomes of bacteria that also encode an exosortase, a predicted intramembrane cysteine proteinase. The presence of a PEP-CTERM domain at a protein's C-terminus predicts cleavage within the sorting domain, followed by covalent anchoring to some some component of the (usually Gram-negative) cell surface. Many PEP-CTERM proteins exhibit an unusual sequence composition that includes large numbers of potential glycosylation sites. Expression of one such protein has been shown restore the ability of a bacterium to form floc, a type of biofilm.): MIKNMFVAVAIVSMLNTAVNADIVWLGTTDNDIFNEANWDLSSSSVTIIDPNVSVEDNAVIGPGPFANDPVILEQPSQQRFQLGDGNTLTLSGSTLTVAGNDGVGGAPGTTNGPLVNVIDGGQFDPFFVVNDVQVNIDATSSATFGGGGNPINLSAVDLTPGAMLGFLNETPDAYRAEHLSKTTVLGAPAIEGDNVMIAAMGAGSKITVIPEPTSMILTSFGMLALLSFRRKVAGSSETSC